A single region of the Coriobacteriia bacterium genome encodes:
- the rpmE gene encoding 50S ribosomal protein L31: protein MKSGIHPQYDEAIVHCSCGNTFTTRSTKSKLSVELCSECHPFYTGKQKFVDTGGRVQRFSDKFGNAAASVLQKEAADKKARQAAADEAAVAAKKIREAKEAEKAVAAAKVDKAAQRETRVDKFEVAETAEVVDAETAAE, encoded by the coding sequence ATGAAGTCAGGAATCCACCCGCAGTACGATGAAGCAATCGTCCATTGTTCTTGCGGCAACACGTTTACGACTCGCTCGACGAAGTCCAAGCTCTCCGTCGAACTGTGCTCAGAGTGCCATCCGTTCTACACCGGCAAGCAGAAGTTCGTCGACACCGGCGGACGTGTTCAGCGCTTCTCCGACAAGTTCGGTAATGCCGCTGCCTCAGTCCTGCAGAAGGAGGCCGCCGACAAGAAGGCGCGCCAGGCCGCTGCCGACGAGGCTGCAGTCGCTGCCAAGAAGATCCGCGAGGCCAAAGAAGCCGAGAAAGCCGTCGCCGCTGCGAAGGTCGACAAGGCCGCTCAGCGCGAGACCCGTGTCGACAAGTTCGAGGTCGCCGAGACCGCCGAGGTCGTCGACGCAGAGACCGCTGCCGAGTAG